A genome region from Primulina eburnea isolate SZY01 chromosome 9, ASM2296580v1, whole genome shotgun sequence includes the following:
- the LOC140841268 gene encoding large ribosomal subunit protein uL14 yields the protein MSKRGRGGSAGNKFRMSLGLPVAATVNCADNTGAKNLYIISVKGIKGRLNRLPSACVGDMVMATVKKGKPDLRKKVMPAVIVRQRKPWRRKDGVFMYFEDNAGVIVNPKGEMKGSAITGPIGKECADLWPRIASAANAIV from the exons ATGTCGAAGCGAG GACGTGGAGGATCGGCGGGGAACAAGTTCAGGATGTCGCTTGGTTTGCCGGTGGCGGCGACGGTGAACTGTGCGGACAATACGGGAGCGAAGAATCTGTATATTATATCGGTGAAGGGAATCAAGGGAAGACTAAACAGGCTTCCCTCAGCTTGCGTTGGAGACATGGTTATGGCTACCGTGAAGAAGGGAAAGCCAGATCTCCGTAAGAAGGTCATGCCCGCTGTTATTGTTCGCCAACGCAAACCATGGCGTCGAAAGGACGGTGTCTTCATGTACTTTGAAG ATAATGCTGGGGTTATAGTGAATCCCAAAGGTGAAATGAAAG GTTCTGCCATCACTGGCCCAATTGGAAAGGAGTGTGCTGATCTTTGGCCTAGGATTGCTAGTGCTGCCAATGCTATCGTCTAG